The Terriglobia bacterium genome window below encodes:
- a CDS encoding ribulose-phosphate 3-epimerase: MASIVPSLLAGDFARLGESLGLIEALGVSSVHIDVMDGHFRPQISVGQPVVRSIRKATRLKVDVHLMIERPERYIEDFVEAGTDSLAIHLETTQNISLAIGAARKLGVKVGVALNAATPVASCFEVLEDLNFVVVETGSGSLLQRSLKRVATFVRARESAGLKFAVAAEGDVGAGEAEQLLLAGVDILVVGPAIFDRKGRGEAMRALTQALSGGSPAFGQGIKSRAQ; this comes from the coding sequence ATGGCCTCGATTGTGCCTTCGCTGCTCGCAGGAGACTTTGCCCGGCTGGGAGAATCACTGGGACTTATCGAGGCTCTGGGAGTGTCGTCCGTCCATATTGACGTCATGGATGGCCATTTCCGGCCCCAGATTTCTGTCGGGCAACCGGTCGTTCGCAGCATCCGAAAGGCGACCCGTTTGAAGGTGGACGTTCACCTGATGATTGAGCGCCCTGAGCGTTATATCGAGGACTTTGTTGAAGCTGGCACGGATTCCCTCGCAATCCACCTTGAGACAACCCAGAACATAAGCCTGGCCATTGGCGCGGCGCGAAAATTGGGAGTGAAAGTGGGCGTGGCCCTGAACGCTGCTACGCCGGTGGCAAGCTGCTTCGAAGTCCTGGAAGACCTCAATTTTGTAGTGGTGGAGACGGGGAGTGGAAGCCTTTTGCAGCGGTCCCTCAAAAGAGTGGCAACCTTCGTTAGGGCGCGCGAGAGCGCTGGATTGAAATTCGCCGTAGCGGCAGAGGGGGATGTCGGCGCCGGCGAAGCGGAACAATTATTACTTGCGGGTGTAGACATCCTTGTGGTGGGTCCAGCCATCTTTGATAGAAAAGGGCGTGGCGAAGCCATGCGCGCGCTAACGCAGGCATTGAGCGGTGGTTCCCCAGCTTTCGGGCAGGGAATCAAGTCCCGGGCCCAGTAA
- a CDS encoding outer membrane protein assembly factor BamD has product MRGIVRSRPRWIGLLSLLTVAVMTLPGCVLFVHRGPTDNLLPTGQQPDKILYEKSLDAINHGHYDVGRLTLQALLNTYPDSEYLAKAKLAIADSYFEQGGTAGLTESEAEYKDFQTFFPTAPEAPMAQYRVAMSHFRLMGKPDRDLTQIRLAEAEFKEFLLKYPDSDLMPRAKARLREVQEVLAQGEFEIARFYFEKHANPAAESRLLEIVDHYPSFSEADTACWYLAQTYERLKKPNDAVPYYARILTDYPLSPMVSGAKEQLVAMHQPVPRASRATLARAHADALHDSRLSLVEKVMGTFSSAPNLAATRHGAVVLTNPSNNPVMMAKNPQPGETSGTAIAVQPVGEEALKSGKAVDPAASADNSAVAKASPDPKAKDKAADKPDDEAKTATVPKKKSGPLHMFKMVLKPF; this is encoded by the coding sequence ATGCGCGGGATAGTTCGGTCGCGACCGCGCTGGATCGGGCTGCTTTCCCTATTGACTGTGGCCGTCATGACGCTGCCCGGTTGCGTTTTGTTTGTGCACAGAGGGCCAACGGACAACCTGCTCCCAACCGGCCAGCAGCCCGACAAGATTCTCTATGAAAAGTCCCTTGACGCCATAAACCACGGCCATTATGACGTTGGCCGGCTGACACTCCAGGCGCTGCTCAATACTTATCCCGACAGCGAATACCTCGCTAAAGCCAAATTGGCGATTGCGGATTCCTACTTTGAGCAGGGTGGGACCGCAGGACTTACCGAATCCGAGGCCGAGTACAAGGATTTCCAGACCTTCTTCCCGACAGCTCCCGAGGCGCCGATGGCCCAGTACCGAGTGGCCATGTCGCACTTCCGGCTGATGGGGAAACCCGACCGCGACCTGACCCAGATCCGGCTGGCCGAGGCGGAGTTTAAGGAATTTCTTCTGAAGTATCCTGACAGCGATCTGATGCCCCGCGCCAAGGCCCGATTGCGCGAGGTCCAGGAAGTCCTGGCTCAGGGTGAATTTGAGATTGCGCGATTCTATTTCGAAAAGCATGCCAATCCGGCAGCTGAGTCTCGCCTGCTGGAAATCGTGGACCATTATCCCTCGTTCAGCGAGGCGGATACGGCATGCTGGTATCTGGCGCAGACATACGAACGTCTGAAAAAGCCGAATGACGCTGTTCCGTATTACGCTCGGATTCTGACCGACTATCCGTTAAGCCCGATGGTATCGGGCGCCAAGGAGCAGCTTGTTGCAATGCACCAACCGGTCCCCAGGGCGAGTAGGGCGACCCTGGCGCGTGCCCACGCCGACGCTCTGCATGATTCTCGTCTGAGCCTGGTGGAGAAGGTCATGGGGACTTTCTCCAGTGCGCCTAACCTCGCTGCCACCCGGCATGGAGCTGTGGTCCTTACGAATCCCTCCAACAACCCGGTGATGATGGCAAAGAATCCCCAGCCCGGTGAGACTTCAGGAACTGCAATCGCTGTCCAGCCGGTGGGCGAGGAAGCCCTGAAGAGCGGCAAAGCCGTTGATCCCGCTGCTTCTGCGGACAATTCGGCGGTCGCCAAGGCGTCGCCCGATCCCAAAGCGAAGGATAAGGCTGCGGACAAGCCCGACGACGAAGCAAAGACAGCCACAGTCCCAAAGAAGAAATCAGGCCCCCTCCACATGTTTAAGATGGTTCTTAAGCCTTTCTGA
- a CDS encoding valine--tRNA ligase, with product MQTEIPKVYSPESIEPYWARVWVEKELYRPADDPSCPRFSLVIPPPNVTGSLHIGHMLEHTEIDILMRWHRMRGEDVLWLPGTDHASIATQMVVEQEIGREALPELGGQASATASWRREGRRLRIEMGRSKFLERCWQWKEQSGGRIRKQMERLGASVDWTRERFTMDAEYSRAVFQVFARLYNDGLIYRGTYIVNWCPRCGTAVSDLEVAHEERAGKLWYIRYPFEDGRDYITVATTRPETMLGDTAVAVNPKDERYRHAVGRRLALPLLKRVIPIVADEFVDPNFGTGAVKVTPAHDPNDFAIAGRHSLPQLKVLDEEARMTEAAGPYQGLDRYKARERILDDLRLAGLLEREEDYALSVGICSRCKTVVEPILSKQWFMKMQPLAGPAIRAVEEGRIRIVPENYRKIYLDWMSNIHDWCISRQLWWGHRIPVWTCRQCGEVIVSEESPATCPKCAGRDLQPETDVLDTWFSSALWPFATLGWPEDTADLRRYYPTDLMIMGFDILFFWGARMIMMGLKFMDDVPFRELYIHALVRDAERQKMSKTKGNVIDPLEVTEQYGTDAVRFALAISAAPGTDIAFSYDKIKSYRAFANKIWNASRFILMNLEKLAPEVRTRISAATKAAPENGFGPLPTAPTLALADQWMFSRLAAITKEIEEALADYRFHEASFKVYHFFWGEFCDWYLEWIKPEIARTLGPDDSCNSWANLLLIFESALHLLHPFMPFITEELWHRLPNRADEVSISLTPFALVSARAANPVAEKDFENIRSLVVAARNAKAESGLQKENVGARTASEDAAILDLFNVHRQTVLRLAGLESLETVSGGLEGGIPVTSAFEFQLVHHKQVDDDVERARLGREKEKLEGALFRVKKQLENRSFLDRAPEDVVRKTENHRAELEVQFQKVVESLERLG from the coding sequence GTGCAAACCGAGATCCCCAAGGTCTATTCCCCTGAATCCATTGAGCCTTACTGGGCACGGGTATGGGTTGAGAAGGAGCTCTACCGCCCGGCGGACGATCCTTCCTGTCCGCGTTTCAGCCTGGTGATCCCGCCGCCCAACGTGACCGGGTCGCTCCACATTGGGCACATGCTGGAACACACGGAGATTGACATCCTGATGCGTTGGCATCGCATGCGCGGAGAAGACGTTCTGTGGCTACCGGGGACCGACCACGCTTCCATTGCCACTCAAATGGTGGTGGAGCAGGAGATCGGACGCGAAGCTCTGCCGGAACTTGGGGGTCAAGCGTCGGCAACAGCTTCCTGGAGGCGCGAGGGCCGCCGTCTGCGGATTGAAATGGGCCGGTCGAAGTTCCTTGAGCGCTGCTGGCAATGGAAGGAACAGAGCGGCGGGAGGATCAGGAAGCAGATGGAGCGGCTGGGCGCTTCGGTTGACTGGACGCGCGAGCGTTTCACGATGGATGCCGAGTACTCGCGTGCCGTCTTCCAGGTATTTGCCCGGCTCTACAACGATGGTTTAATTTATCGGGGCACCTACATCGTCAACTGGTGCCCGCGTTGCGGAACGGCGGTGAGTGATCTTGAAGTGGCACACGAGGAGCGTGCCGGCAAGCTCTGGTACATCCGGTATCCGTTTGAAGACGGTCGCGACTACATCACTGTCGCAACAACGCGTCCGGAAACCATGCTGGGCGATACCGCCGTGGCAGTGAATCCCAAGGATGAGCGATACCGTCATGCCGTGGGCCGGAGACTGGCACTTCCGCTGCTCAAACGCGTCATTCCCATTGTTGCCGATGAATTTGTCGATCCGAACTTCGGGACAGGCGCGGTGAAAGTCACGCCCGCCCACGATCCCAACGACTTTGCCATCGCCGGCCGTCATAGCCTGCCGCAGTTGAAGGTTCTGGATGAAGAGGCGCGCATGACGGAGGCCGCCGGCCCTTACCAGGGACTCGATCGCTACAAAGCTCGGGAGCGCATCCTGGATGATCTTCGATTAGCCGGGCTCCTGGAGAGAGAAGAGGACTACGCTTTAAGCGTGGGCATCTGCAGCCGCTGCAAAACTGTGGTTGAGCCGATCCTGTCAAAACAATGGTTCATGAAGATGCAGCCTCTGGCCGGACCCGCCATCCGCGCGGTGGAGGAAGGCCGCATCAGGATTGTTCCCGAGAACTACCGCAAGATCTATCTGGACTGGATGTCCAACATTCACGACTGGTGCATTTCGCGCCAGCTCTGGTGGGGCCACCGCATCCCGGTCTGGACGTGCAGGCAGTGCGGCGAGGTGATTGTTTCGGAAGAGTCGCCGGCGACCTGCCCAAAGTGCGCGGGCAGAGATCTTCAGCCTGAGACCGATGTTCTCGACACCTGGTTCAGCTCGGCGTTGTGGCCGTTCGCAACGCTCGGCTGGCCGGAAGATACGGCCGACCTGCGCCGCTACTATCCCACCGACCTGATGATCATGGGCTTTGACATCCTGTTCTTCTGGGGCGCGCGCATGATCATGATGGGCCTGAAGTTCATGGATGACGTGCCGTTTCGCGAGCTCTACATCCATGCTCTGGTCCGCGACGCCGAACGACAGAAGATGTCAAAGACCAAGGGCAATGTGATTGACCCGCTCGAGGTGACGGAGCAATACGGAACAGATGCCGTCCGCTTTGCGCTGGCCATTAGCGCCGCGCCGGGCACCGACATCGCTTTCAGCTACGACAAGATTAAATCGTACCGCGCTTTTGCCAACAAAATCTGGAACGCCAGTCGTTTTATTCTGATGAACCTCGAGAAGCTTGCTCCGGAAGTCCGCACGCGCATCTCAGCCGCGACAAAAGCGGCTCCAGAGAATGGGTTTGGGCCTCTGCCAACAGCGCCGACCCTGGCGCTGGCGGACCAATGGATGTTTTCACGGCTGGCGGCCATCACAAAGGAAATTGAAGAGGCCCTGGCGGACTACCGCTTCCACGAAGCTTCCTTCAAGGTCTATCACTTCTTTTGGGGTGAGTTCTGCGACTGGTATCTCGAATGGATTAAGCCGGAAATCGCCAGGACGCTGGGCCCGGATGATTCCTGCAACTCCTGGGCGAACCTCCTGCTGATTTTCGAATCGGCGCTTCACCTGTTGCACCCGTTCATGCCGTTTATCACGGAAGAGCTCTGGCATCGCCTGCCCAATCGCGCCGATGAGGTATCAATTTCCCTCACGCCTTTTGCGCTGGTGAGTGCGCGGGCCGCGAATCCGGTTGCGGAAAAAGACTTTGAGAACATCCGCAGCCTGGTGGTGGCGGCGCGTAACGCCAAAGCGGAATCAGGTTTGCAGAAAGAAAATGTCGGGGCGCGAACGGCGAGTGAAGATGCGGCGATTCTTGACCTTTTCAATGTTCACCGGCAAACCGTTCTGAGGCTGGCCGGGCTTGAATCGCTGGAGACCGTTTCCGGGGGGCTTGAAGGGGGAATCCCCGTGACCTCCGCATTTGAATTTCAGCTTGTCCACCACAAGCAGGTTGACGATGACGTCGAGCGTGCGCGGCTCGGCAGGGAAAAGGAGAAGTTGGAAGGGGCATTGTTTCGCGTGAAAAAGCAGCTCGAAAACAGAAGCTTTCTGGATCGCGCGCCCGAGGATGTTGTTCGGAAGACCGAAAACCATCGCGCCGAGCTTGAAGTTCAATTTCAGAAAGTTGTTGAGTCTCTCGAAAGGCTGGGATGA
- the nadC gene encoding carboxylating nicotinate-nucleotide diphosphorylase, whose product MNQGHSASLDEMVSGLPVQQVRRVVSRALVEDLGDGDLTTSLTVPETAKARGTFYSKQPLVVAGLPVAAEVFRMLEPDYEWKAVTSDGTAVLAGEPLATVEGKAATLLSGERVALNFLQRLSGIATLTRKFKDQLRGLKTELLDTRKTSPGLRILEKYAVSMGGGTNHRMGLDDGILIKNNHIAIAGGIGAAIQRVRPGRPARMPIEVEVRTPQELEEAIGAGADLALLDNMSPGEVAECVSLARGRVLLEVSGGVSLENVHAYAETGVDRISVGALTHSAPAVDIHFLIEPF is encoded by the coding sequence ATGAATCAAGGCCATTCTGCATCGCTCGACGAGATGGTGTCAGGCCTTCCTGTGCAGCAGGTCCGCAGGGTCGTGTCCCGCGCCCTGGTTGAAGACCTCGGCGACGGCGATTTGACCACCAGCCTGACTGTCCCTGAGACGGCCAAGGCGCGGGGGACGTTCTATTCCAAGCAGCCTTTGGTGGTGGCCGGGCTTCCCGTGGCGGCAGAAGTTTTTAGAATGCTGGAACCGGACTACGAGTGGAAGGCCGTGACATCGGACGGCACCGCCGTGCTTGCGGGTGAGCCATTGGCCACGGTGGAAGGAAAAGCCGCCACACTGCTCTCCGGCGAACGCGTGGCGTTGAATTTTCTTCAACGCTTGAGCGGAATCGCGACCCTTACACGGAAATTCAAAGACCAACTGCGAGGGCTGAAGACGGAATTGCTGGACACCCGCAAGACCTCTCCGGGCCTGCGAATTCTTGAGAAGTACGCTGTCAGCATGGGCGGCGGGACGAACCACCGGATGGGGCTCGATGACGGAATCCTGATCAAGAACAACCATATTGCGATTGCGGGCGGCATCGGTGCCGCAATCCAGCGGGTGCGGCCGGGACGTCCAGCCCGGATGCCGATTGAGGTCGAGGTCCGAACTCCCCAGGAGCTTGAAGAAGCGATTGGCGCTGGCGCCGATCTTGCCCTGCTGGACAACATGTCGCCCGGCGAAGTGGCGGAGTGCGTCAGCCTGGCCCGAGGGCGCGTGCTGCTGGAAGTATCAGGCGGCGTGAGTCTTGAAAACGTGCATGCCTACGCCGAGACAGGCGTTGACAGAATTTCCGTTGGCGCGCTGACGCACTCGGCGCCTGCCGTTGATATCCATTTCCTGATTGAGCCTTTTTAA